In a genomic window of Glycine max cultivar Williams 82 chromosome 13, Glycine_max_v4.0, whole genome shotgun sequence:
- the LOC100790788 gene encoding GTP-binding protein At2g22870 has product MTALVRSGVMKLTLQFQTPSPSLSLFSSSLSITKTPSPPSFFSFRHPLSHSSNASKTPTTNPLPSSSFESQLFIPPGIEPDEVDDSTVLPGSNIAVGPYAGDSRIKDVQFVKSSARARDCPKDDLPEFAVLGRSNVGKSSLINSLVRKKEIALTSKKPGKTQLINHFLVNKSWYLVDLPGYGFAKAPEAAKTDWSSFTKGYFLNRSTLVAVLLLIDASVPPQKVDLDCANWLGRNNIPITFVFTKCDKMKVAKGKRPDENIRDFQELIRQNYKQHPPWIMTSSVTGMGRDELLLHMSQLRNYWDQ; this is encoded by the exons ATGACAGCGCTGGTGAGAAGTGGAGTGATGAAGCTCACTCTCCAATTCCAAaccccttctccttctctgtctctcttctcttcttctctctccaTTACCAAAACACCATCACCACCCTCTTTCTTCTCCTTCCGCCACCCTCTTTCCCATTCGAGCAACGCTTCCAAAACCCCCACCACCAAccctcttccttcttcttcctttgaatCCCAGCTATTCATCCCTCCGGGCATTGAACCCGACGAGGTCGACGACTCCACGGTCCTTCCCGGCTCCAACATCGCCGTCGGACCCTACGCCGGCGATTCCCGAATCAAGGACGTCCAGTTCGTCAAGAGCAGCGCCCGCGCCAGGGATTGCCCCAAAGACGACCTACCCGAATTCGCCGTTCTCGGTCGCTCCAACGTCGGCAAATCCTCCCTCATCAATTCCCTCGTCCGCAAGAAAGAGATTGCTCTCACTTCCAAGAAACCAG GGAAGACGCAGCTCATCAATCACTTCTTGGTCAACAAAAGCTGGTACCTTGTTGACTTGCCTGGTTACGG CTTTGCTaaagcacctgaagcagcaaaAACGGATTGGTCCTCATTCACAAAAGGGTACTTTTTGAACAGAAGTACTCTGGTTGCTGTCTTGCTTCTCATTGATGCAAGTGTTCCACCCCAAAAAGTTGACTTGGATTGTGCAAATTGGCTTGGACGCAATAAT ATACCAAtcacttttgttttcacaaaATGTGACAAAATGAAGGTGGCAAAAGGGAAACGGCCCGATGAGAACATAAGGGATTTTCAAGAGTTAATCAGACAAAACTACAAGCAACATCCTCCATGGATTATGACCAGCAGTGTCACTGGAATGGGTAGAGATGAGCTTCTCTTGCATATGTCTCAGCTAAGAAACTACTGGGATCAGTAG